From a region of the Coffea arabica cultivar ET-39 chromosome 3e, Coffea Arabica ET-39 HiFi, whole genome shotgun sequence genome:
- the LOC113736832 gene encoding uncharacterized protein isoform X2 → MKLIRPLFLPTHILMQRAAGNVGTTELVKSLTCGTRRFSISSLLKPSSPIFLDFRPSMQLTLRSSWLALRNFSHGRVNLVISPQGKPKFETHEIEPPKKDRWMTKKRLKMKRKKEKQKRKSANKRDPRRLGVGKKKKQRFANAEERIKYKLERAKIKEALLIERLKRYEVNKVQGPVVKPHELTGEERFYMKKMAQKRSNYVPIGRRGVFGGVILNMHLHWKKHETVKVICKPCKPGQVQDYASEIARLSGGIPIQIIGDDTIVFYRGKDYVQPEVMSPIDTLSKKRALEKSKYKQSLESVRRFIAIAEKELELYYRHVALYGDPSDRNPNSIFDTRWIEWARKVEGKEVASSITEECSHTLFQTDIDSMDDEILESEEISEFDDKCKNNAASASEIDYEDDGTHIGEIESCTKKQVVSLILEY, encoded by the exons ATGAAATTAATCCGACCCCTCTTTCTCCCAACCCACATCCTAATGCAGAGAGCTGCGGGGAATGTAGGGACAACAGAGCTGGTGAAGTCTTTGACCTGTGGTACCCGTCGATTCTCTATTTCCTCACTTCTCAAACCATCCTCTCCAATTTTTCTTGATTTCAG GCCTTCAATGCAATTGACTTTAAGAAGTTCATGGTTGGCACTGAGGAATTTTAGCCATGGCAGAGTGAATTTAGTGATATCTCCACAGGGAAAGCCGAAATTCGAGACTCATGAAATTGAGCCGCCTAAAAAGGACAGGTGGATGACAAAGAAGAGGCTgaagatgaaaaggaaaaaagaaaagcaaaagagaaAGTCTGCCAATAAAAGAGACCCCAGAAGACTTGGTGtagggaagaagaaaaagcagAGATTTGCTAATGCTGAGGAAAGGATAAAATACAAGCTGGAAAGG GCTAAAATTAAGGAAGCCTTGCTAATTGAAAGACTAAAGCGGTATGAGGTCAACAAGGTCCAGGGTCCTGTTGTTAAGCCACATGAGCTGACTGGCGAAGAACGATTTTACATGAAGAAAATGGCCCAGAAAAGGTCGAATTATGTACCTATTGGAAGGAGAGGAGTATTTGGTGGTGTCATTCTTAATATGCATTTGCATTGGAAGAAGCATGAAACTGTTAAGGTCATTTGCAAACCTTGCAAACCTGGTCAAGTGCAAGATTATGCTAGTGAAATTGCCAGGCTTAGTGGTGGAATTCCAATTCAAATAATCGGTGATGATACAATAGTTTTTTATCGTGGAAAGGATTATGTGCAACCAGAAGTTATGTCGCCCATCGATACATTGTCCAAGAAGAGG GCATTAGAAAAATCCAAGTACAAGCAGTCACTTGAGTCTGTTAGACGGTTTATTGCTATTGCTGAGAAGGAGCTTGAATTATACTATAGACATGTGGCACTTTACGGTGACCCAAGTGACCGAAATCCGAACTCAATCTTTGATACAAGATGGATAGAATGGGCAAGGAAGGTTGAGGGAAAAGAAGTTGCGTCTTCAATAACTGAAGAATGTTCTCATACTCTCTTTCAAACAGATATTGATTCCATGGATGATGAAATCTTAGAATCTGAAGAAATCTCTGAATTTGATGATAAGTGCAAGAATAATGCTGCATCTGCAAGTGAAATAGATTATGAGGATGATGGAACTCATATTGGGGAAATAGAGTCATGTACGAAGAAACAGGTAGTGTCTCTTATACTAGAATACTAG
- the LOC113736832 gene encoding uncharacterized protein isoform X1 yields the protein MKLIRPLFLPTHILMQRAAGNVGTTELVKSLTCGTRRFSISSLLKPSSPIFLDFRPSMQLTLRSSWLALRNFSHGRVNLVISPQGKPKFETHEIEPPKKDRWMTKKRLKMKRKKEKQKRKSANKRDPRRLGVGKKKKQRFANAEERIKYKLERAKIKEALLIERLKRYEVNKVQGPVVKPHELTGEERFYMKKMAQKRSNYVPIGRRGVFGGVILNMHLHWKKHETVKVICKPCKPGQVQDYASEIARLSGGIPIQIIGDDTIVFYRGKDYVQPEVMSPIDTLSKKRALEKSKYKQSLESVRRFIAIAEKELELYYRHVALYGDPSDRNPNSIFDTRWIEWARKVEGKEVASSITEECSHTLFQTDIDSMDDEILESEEISEFDDKCKNNAASASEIDYEDDGTHIGEIESCTKKQVLVELSTSIEYLEKYSTGLDMLHLCH from the exons ATGAAATTAATCCGACCCCTCTTTCTCCCAACCCACATCCTAATGCAGAGAGCTGCGGGGAATGTAGGGACAACAGAGCTGGTGAAGTCTTTGACCTGTGGTACCCGTCGATTCTCTATTTCCTCACTTCTCAAACCATCCTCTCCAATTTTTCTTGATTTCAG GCCTTCAATGCAATTGACTTTAAGAAGTTCATGGTTGGCACTGAGGAATTTTAGCCATGGCAGAGTGAATTTAGTGATATCTCCACAGGGAAAGCCGAAATTCGAGACTCATGAAATTGAGCCGCCTAAAAAGGACAGGTGGATGACAAAGAAGAGGCTgaagatgaaaaggaaaaaagaaaagcaaaagagaaAGTCTGCCAATAAAAGAGACCCCAGAAGACTTGGTGtagggaagaagaaaaagcagAGATTTGCTAATGCTGAGGAAAGGATAAAATACAAGCTGGAAAGG GCTAAAATTAAGGAAGCCTTGCTAATTGAAAGACTAAAGCGGTATGAGGTCAACAAGGTCCAGGGTCCTGTTGTTAAGCCACATGAGCTGACTGGCGAAGAACGATTTTACATGAAGAAAATGGCCCAGAAAAGGTCGAATTATGTACCTATTGGAAGGAGAGGAGTATTTGGTGGTGTCATTCTTAATATGCATTTGCATTGGAAGAAGCATGAAACTGTTAAGGTCATTTGCAAACCTTGCAAACCTGGTCAAGTGCAAGATTATGCTAGTGAAATTGCCAGGCTTAGTGGTGGAATTCCAATTCAAATAATCGGTGATGATACAATAGTTTTTTATCGTGGAAAGGATTATGTGCAACCAGAAGTTATGTCGCCCATCGATACATTGTCCAAGAAGAGG GCATTAGAAAAATCCAAGTACAAGCAGTCACTTGAGTCTGTTAGACGGTTTATTGCTATTGCTGAGAAGGAGCTTGAATTATACTATAGACATGTGGCACTTTACGGTGACCCAAGTGACCGAAATCCGAACTCAATCTTTGATACAAGATGGATAGAATGGGCAAGGAAGGTTGAGGGAAAAGAAGTTGCGTCTTCAATAACTGAAGAATGTTCTCATACTCTCTTTCAAACAGATATTGATTCCATGGATGATGAAATCTTAGAATCTGAAGAAATCTCTGAATTTGATGATAAGTGCAAGAATAATGCTGCATCTGCAAGTGAAATAGATTATGAGGATGATGGAACTCATATTGGGGAAATAGAGTCATGTACGAAGAAACAG GTACTCGTCgaactttccacttcgattgaATATCTGGAAAAATACTCAACTGGGTTGGATATGCTACATTTATGTCATTAA
- the LOC113736832 gene encoding uncharacterized protein isoform X3, with product MKLIRPLFLPTHILMQRAAGNVGTTELVKSLTCGTRRFSISSLLKPSSPIFLDFRPSMQLTLRSSWLALRNFSHGRVNLVISPQGKPKFETHEIEPPKKDRWMTKKRLKMKRKKEKQKRKSANKRDPRRLGVGKKKKQRFANAEERIKYKLERAKIKEALLIERLKRYEVNKVQGPVVKPHELTGEERFYMKKMAQKRSNYVPIGRRGVFGGVILNMHLHWKKHETVKVICKPCKPGQVQDYASEIARLSGGIPIQIIGDDTIVFYRGKDYVQPEVMSPIDTLSKKRALEKSKYKQSLESVRRFIAIAEKELELYYRHVALYGDPSDRNPNSIFDTRWIEWARKVEGKEVASSITEECSHTLFQTDIDSMDDEILESEEISEFDDKCKNNAASASEIDYEDDGTHIGEIESCTKKQVMVKQ from the exons ATGAAATTAATCCGACCCCTCTTTCTCCCAACCCACATCCTAATGCAGAGAGCTGCGGGGAATGTAGGGACAACAGAGCTGGTGAAGTCTTTGACCTGTGGTACCCGTCGATTCTCTATTTCCTCACTTCTCAAACCATCCTCTCCAATTTTTCTTGATTTCAG GCCTTCAATGCAATTGACTTTAAGAAGTTCATGGTTGGCACTGAGGAATTTTAGCCATGGCAGAGTGAATTTAGTGATATCTCCACAGGGAAAGCCGAAATTCGAGACTCATGAAATTGAGCCGCCTAAAAAGGACAGGTGGATGACAAAGAAGAGGCTgaagatgaaaaggaaaaaagaaaagcaaaagagaaAGTCTGCCAATAAAAGAGACCCCAGAAGACTTGGTGtagggaagaagaaaaagcagAGATTTGCTAATGCTGAGGAAAGGATAAAATACAAGCTGGAAAGG GCTAAAATTAAGGAAGCCTTGCTAATTGAAAGACTAAAGCGGTATGAGGTCAACAAGGTCCAGGGTCCTGTTGTTAAGCCACATGAGCTGACTGGCGAAGAACGATTTTACATGAAGAAAATGGCCCAGAAAAGGTCGAATTATGTACCTATTGGAAGGAGAGGAGTATTTGGTGGTGTCATTCTTAATATGCATTTGCATTGGAAGAAGCATGAAACTGTTAAGGTCATTTGCAAACCTTGCAAACCTGGTCAAGTGCAAGATTATGCTAGTGAAATTGCCAGGCTTAGTGGTGGAATTCCAATTCAAATAATCGGTGATGATACAATAGTTTTTTATCGTGGAAAGGATTATGTGCAACCAGAAGTTATGTCGCCCATCGATACATTGTCCAAGAAGAGG GCATTAGAAAAATCCAAGTACAAGCAGTCACTTGAGTCTGTTAGACGGTTTATTGCTATTGCTGAGAAGGAGCTTGAATTATACTATAGACATGTGGCACTTTACGGTGACCCAAGTGACCGAAATCCGAACTCAATCTTTGATACAAGATGGATAGAATGGGCAAGGAAGGTTGAGGGAAAAGAAGTTGCGTCTTCAATAACTGAAGAATGTTCTCATACTCTCTTTCAAACAGATATTGATTCCATGGATGATGAAATCTTAGAATCTGAAGAAATCTCTGAATTTGATGATAAGTGCAAGAATAATGCTGCATCTGCAAGTGAAATAGATTATGAGGATGATGGAACTCATATTGGGGAAATAGAGTCATGTACGAAGAAACAG GTTATGGTCAAACAATAA
- the LOC113736832 gene encoding uncharacterized protein isoform X4, whose protein sequence is MKLIRPLFLPTHILMQRAAGNVGTTELVKSLTCGTRRFSISSLLKPSSPIFLDFRPSMQLTLRSSWLALRNFSHGRVNLVISPQGKPKFETHEIEPPKKDRWMTKKRLKMKRKKEKQKRKSANKRDPRRLGVGKKKKQRFANAEERIKYKLERAKIKEALLIERLKRYEVNKVQGPVVKPHELTGEERFYMKKMAQKRSNYVPIGRRGVFGGVILNMHLHWKKHETVKVICKPCKPGQVQDYASEIARLSGGIPIQIIGDDTIVFYRGKDYVQPEVMSPIDTLSKKRALEKSKYKQSLESVRRFIAIAEKELELYYRHVALYGDPSDRNPNSIFDTRWIEWARKVEGKEVASSITEECSHTLFQTDIDSMDDEILESEEISEFDDKCKNNAASASEIDYEDDGTHIGEIESCTKKQVGISYF, encoded by the exons ATGAAATTAATCCGACCCCTCTTTCTCCCAACCCACATCCTAATGCAGAGAGCTGCGGGGAATGTAGGGACAACAGAGCTGGTGAAGTCTTTGACCTGTGGTACCCGTCGATTCTCTATTTCCTCACTTCTCAAACCATCCTCTCCAATTTTTCTTGATTTCAG GCCTTCAATGCAATTGACTTTAAGAAGTTCATGGTTGGCACTGAGGAATTTTAGCCATGGCAGAGTGAATTTAGTGATATCTCCACAGGGAAAGCCGAAATTCGAGACTCATGAAATTGAGCCGCCTAAAAAGGACAGGTGGATGACAAAGAAGAGGCTgaagatgaaaaggaaaaaagaaaagcaaaagagaaAGTCTGCCAATAAAAGAGACCCCAGAAGACTTGGTGtagggaagaagaaaaagcagAGATTTGCTAATGCTGAGGAAAGGATAAAATACAAGCTGGAAAGG GCTAAAATTAAGGAAGCCTTGCTAATTGAAAGACTAAAGCGGTATGAGGTCAACAAGGTCCAGGGTCCTGTTGTTAAGCCACATGAGCTGACTGGCGAAGAACGATTTTACATGAAGAAAATGGCCCAGAAAAGGTCGAATTATGTACCTATTGGAAGGAGAGGAGTATTTGGTGGTGTCATTCTTAATATGCATTTGCATTGGAAGAAGCATGAAACTGTTAAGGTCATTTGCAAACCTTGCAAACCTGGTCAAGTGCAAGATTATGCTAGTGAAATTGCCAGGCTTAGTGGTGGAATTCCAATTCAAATAATCGGTGATGATACAATAGTTTTTTATCGTGGAAAGGATTATGTGCAACCAGAAGTTATGTCGCCCATCGATACATTGTCCAAGAAGAGG GCATTAGAAAAATCCAAGTACAAGCAGTCACTTGAGTCTGTTAGACGGTTTATTGCTATTGCTGAGAAGGAGCTTGAATTATACTATAGACATGTGGCACTTTACGGTGACCCAAGTGACCGAAATCCGAACTCAATCTTTGATACAAGATGGATAGAATGGGCAAGGAAGGTTGAGGGAAAAGAAGTTGCGTCTTCAATAACTGAAGAATGTTCTCATACTCTCTTTCAAACAGATATTGATTCCATGGATGATGAAATCTTAGAATCTGAAGAAATCTCTGAATTTGATGATAAGTGCAAGAATAATGCTGCATCTGCAAGTGAAATAGATTATGAGGATGATGGAACTCATATTGGGGAAATAGAGTCATGTACGAAGAAACAG GTAGGTATAAGCTACTTTTAG
- the LOC113736832 gene encoding uncharacterized protein isoform X5: MQLTLRSSWLALRNFSHGRVNLVISPQGKPKFETHEIEPPKKDRWMTKKRLKMKRKKEKQKRKSANKRDPRRLGVGKKKKQRFANAEERIKYKLERAKIKEALLIERLKRYEVNKVQGPVVKPHELTGEERFYMKKMAQKRSNYVPIGRRGVFGGVILNMHLHWKKHETVKVICKPCKPGQVQDYASEIARLSGGIPIQIIGDDTIVFYRGKDYVQPEVMSPIDTLSKKRALEKSKYKQSLESVRRFIAIAEKELELYYRHVALYGDPSDRNPNSIFDTRWIEWARKVEGKEVASSITEECSHTLFQTDIDSMDDEILESEEISEFDDKCKNNAASASEIDYEDDGTHIGEIESCTKKQVLVELSTSIEYLEKYSTGLDMLHLCH; the protein is encoded by the exons ATGCAATTGACTTTAAGAAGTTCATGGTTGGCACTGAGGAATTTTAGCCATGGCAGAGTGAATTTAGTGATATCTCCACAGGGAAAGCCGAAATTCGAGACTCATGAAATTGAGCCGCCTAAAAAGGACAGGTGGATGACAAAGAAGAGGCTgaagatgaaaaggaaaaaagaaaagcaaaagagaaAGTCTGCCAATAAAAGAGACCCCAGAAGACTTGGTGtagggaagaagaaaaagcagAGATTTGCTAATGCTGAGGAAAGGATAAAATACAAGCTGGAAAGG GCTAAAATTAAGGAAGCCTTGCTAATTGAAAGACTAAAGCGGTATGAGGTCAACAAGGTCCAGGGTCCTGTTGTTAAGCCACATGAGCTGACTGGCGAAGAACGATTTTACATGAAGAAAATGGCCCAGAAAAGGTCGAATTATGTACCTATTGGAAGGAGAGGAGTATTTGGTGGTGTCATTCTTAATATGCATTTGCATTGGAAGAAGCATGAAACTGTTAAGGTCATTTGCAAACCTTGCAAACCTGGTCAAGTGCAAGATTATGCTAGTGAAATTGCCAGGCTTAGTGGTGGAATTCCAATTCAAATAATCGGTGATGATACAATAGTTTTTTATCGTGGAAAGGATTATGTGCAACCAGAAGTTATGTCGCCCATCGATACATTGTCCAAGAAGAGG GCATTAGAAAAATCCAAGTACAAGCAGTCACTTGAGTCTGTTAGACGGTTTATTGCTATTGCTGAGAAGGAGCTTGAATTATACTATAGACATGTGGCACTTTACGGTGACCCAAGTGACCGAAATCCGAACTCAATCTTTGATACAAGATGGATAGAATGGGCAAGGAAGGTTGAGGGAAAAGAAGTTGCGTCTTCAATAACTGAAGAATGTTCTCATACTCTCTTTCAAACAGATATTGATTCCATGGATGATGAAATCTTAGAATCTGAAGAAATCTCTGAATTTGATGATAAGTGCAAGAATAATGCTGCATCTGCAAGTGAAATAGATTATGAGGATGATGGAACTCATATTGGGGAAATAGAGTCATGTACGAAGAAACAG GTACTCGTCgaactttccacttcgattgaATATCTGGAAAAATACTCAACTGGGTTGGATATGCTACATTTATGTCATTAA
- the LOC113736832 gene encoding uncharacterized CRM domain-containing protein At3g25440, chloroplastic isoform X6, which translates to MTKKRLKMKRKKEKQKRKSANKRDPRRLGVGKKKKQRFANAEERIKYKLERAKIKEALLIERLKRYEVNKVQGPVVKPHELTGEERFYMKKMAQKRSNYVPIGRRGVFGGVILNMHLHWKKHETVKVICKPCKPGQVQDYASEIARLSGGIPIQIIGDDTIVFYRGKDYVQPEVMSPIDTLSKKRALEKSKYKQSLESVRRFIAIAEKELELYYRHVALYGDPSDRNPNSIFDTRWIEWARKVEGKEVASSITEECSHTLFQTDIDSMDDEILESEEISEFDDKCKNNAASASEIDYEDDGTHIGEIESCTKKQVLVELSTSIEYLEKYSTGLDMLHLCH; encoded by the exons ATGACAAAGAAGAGGCTgaagatgaaaaggaaaaaagaaaagcaaaagagaaAGTCTGCCAATAAAAGAGACCCCAGAAGACTTGGTGtagggaagaagaaaaagcagAGATTTGCTAATGCTGAGGAAAGGATAAAATACAAGCTGGAAAGG GCTAAAATTAAGGAAGCCTTGCTAATTGAAAGACTAAAGCGGTATGAGGTCAACAAGGTCCAGGGTCCTGTTGTTAAGCCACATGAGCTGACTGGCGAAGAACGATTTTACATGAAGAAAATGGCCCAGAAAAGGTCGAATTATGTACCTATTGGAAGGAGAGGAGTATTTGGTGGTGTCATTCTTAATATGCATTTGCATTGGAAGAAGCATGAAACTGTTAAGGTCATTTGCAAACCTTGCAAACCTGGTCAAGTGCAAGATTATGCTAGTGAAATTGCCAGGCTTAGTGGTGGAATTCCAATTCAAATAATCGGTGATGATACAATAGTTTTTTATCGTGGAAAGGATTATGTGCAACCAGAAGTTATGTCGCCCATCGATACATTGTCCAAGAAGAGG GCATTAGAAAAATCCAAGTACAAGCAGTCACTTGAGTCTGTTAGACGGTTTATTGCTATTGCTGAGAAGGAGCTTGAATTATACTATAGACATGTGGCACTTTACGGTGACCCAAGTGACCGAAATCCGAACTCAATCTTTGATACAAGATGGATAGAATGGGCAAGGAAGGTTGAGGGAAAAGAAGTTGCGTCTTCAATAACTGAAGAATGTTCTCATACTCTCTTTCAAACAGATATTGATTCCATGGATGATGAAATCTTAGAATCTGAAGAAATCTCTGAATTTGATGATAAGTGCAAGAATAATGCTGCATCTGCAAGTGAAATAGATTATGAGGATGATGGAACTCATATTGGGGAAATAGAGTCATGTACGAAGAAACAG GTACTCGTCgaactttccacttcgattgaATATCTGGAAAAATACTCAACTGGGTTGGATATGCTACATTTATGTCATTAA